Genomic DNA from Brienomyrus brachyistius isolate T26 chromosome 22, BBRACH_0.4, whole genome shotgun sequence:
ATACTTCACTGTTTGTCAATTCAATCTGTATTTGACCAAAACATCCAACCTGAGGACTGAGGATTACTGCCTCGGAGATGTTGACACCTCCTTTCACTACGCACCCCAGCTGTGTCCTCAGCTCACATCATTTAACGTGATTTCGTTAGTCAGCCGTTCACACACCGGCAGTCTCTCAAATCCACAGACAGAAGCTCTGAAATATTTAAGGATTCTGTTAGCGGCTCCTGCACCCCGGTATCTGTCTTCAGAAATTTAGTGTTTAATATCAATGGCAGCTTGTCGGGGAACCTAAGCTGATTTTTGACCCGCATACACTGCCGAATCGCTCTGCTCTCTCCCTGTGCCGCCcgcaggctgtgtgtgtgactgataCTCTGCCTGTGTTTGTTTGTATTTGTAAATGTATTGGTCTGAAGAGCAGAGATATAACTCTCTGACTGTCAAGTGTTTGTTTCCCTGATTGGTTAATGTCAATAATTTTAATTCTGACGTTTTGTGTGATGCAATTACGTCCTTATCAGTATCATGACAAAAGGGGCCATTGTAGTGGCCTGTGTGCACTAATTGTCATCGCATTCTGCCGGACCTACTGCTATATTTGCCGATGATGCCAGACCAGCAAGGTAGCTTGGACTGAACTCGCCATGGCAACAAAAGCCAAACGATGGCATGATATTCTATACATGGGTCCTGCCATGAGCTCGGAGGCCGTCGGTCCCGTTCCCCGGCGACGCCGCGCTGCTGTGTCATGCGCGGCTGGATGACAGATGGTGGCCCTGACCTGTTCCTTCAAGCCCAACCCCCCGCCACGGCCAATAAGATTACAAGGCTGCACTGCCTCCTGGCAGCTGCCGTCACCAGCCAGGTGTCGCCGGGCCGGAGAACAGGAAGGAATCAGGTCGGAGGACAGTGGGGGGGCATCAAAGGGAAGGTTAGTGTTGAGAAGAGCGAGCGGCATGGCACTGGCTCATAGCCCAGCTTACCTCCTATTGGCTGTGTGTCCCGCCCCCTGGCAGTGATGCCCCTTCACATTCAGCACTTCCAGCATGTGACTAATTATAACTTATCCTTTCTCTTCATAATTCATCCCACCCCCGACTCCACCACACCACCTCATACCGGTCCTCCCTGCCCTCTCGTCTCTTCCTGTTCCACCCCTGCCTTGTCTGGTGctcactaacccccccccccctcacatgtGCCTCTAAGCAAACATCCTCACAGTGATCATCCTGTCACAGCTGGTGCTGCGGCGCCAGAAGTCCTCCTATAACTACCTTCTGGCGCTGGCGGTGGCGGACATCTTGGTGCTCTTCCTTATCGTCTTCGTGGACTTCTTGCTAGAGgacttcatcctgggcagccagctgcccccctccctcaacAAGACGGTGCAGGTGTTGGAGTTTGCTTCCATGCACACCTCCATATGGATCGCCGTGCCACTGACAGTGGATCGCTACATCGCCGTGTGCCACCCACTGCGTTACCACGCCATGTCCTACCCTGCCCGCACACGTCGCATCATCCTGCTTGTCTACCTGGGCTGCCTGCTCTCTAGCACCCCCTACTACTGGTGGCCAGAGCTCTTGCAGGGCTCCACTGGAGCTAGCAGCCCCGGCCAGCACGTGCTAGTGTGGGCGCACTGCGTCACTGCCTACCTGGTGCCCTGCTCCATATTCTTTGTCCTAAACTCGGTGATTGTCCACAAGCTTCATCGGCGGAGCTGCTTCCGCCTGCGGGGATACTCCACGGGCAAGACCACCGCCATCCTGCTTGCAATCACCTCCGTCTTTGCGGTTCTGTGGGCGCCACGCGTGGTTATGATCCTCTACCACCTCTACACGGCCCCGCCCACCGCGCCGGGCCCCACGCGCTTGCTCCACCTCGTCACCGACGTGGCTAACATGCTGGCGCTGCTCAACACCACCATCAACTTCTTCCTGTACTGCTTCATCAGCAAGCGCTTCCGGGTCATGGCTGCCACCACACTCAGGGCTTTCTTCCGGTGCAGGAAGCAGCCGGCTCACTTCTACGCCGGTCACAACTTCTCCATCACCAGCAGTCCCTGGATCTCGCCGGCAAACTCCCATCGCATCAAAATGCTGGTCTACCAGTATGACAAAAACGGAAAGCCGGTCTGCATC
This window encodes:
- the LOC125718019 gene encoding probable G-protein coupled receptor 139 isoform X1 — encoded protein: MEHNHIYSSLSANSSAWGAGQHTPGLQACPLGTLPVIYYSALLCLGLPANILTVIILSQLVLRRQKSSYNYLLALAVADILVLFLIVFVDFLLEDFILGSQLPPSLNKTVQVLEFASMHTSIWIAVPLTVDRYIAVCHPLRYHAMSYPARTRRIILLVYLGCLLSSTPYYWWPELLQGSTGASSPGQHVLVWAHCVTAYLVPCSIFFVLNSVIVHKLHRRSCFRLRGYSTGKTTAILLAITSVFAVLWAPRVVMILYHLYTAPPTAPGPTRLLHLVTDVANMLALLNTTINFFLYCFISKRFRVMAATTLRAFFRCRKQPAHFYAGHNFSITSSPWISPANSHRIKMLVYQYDKNGKPVCISS
- the LOC125718019 gene encoding probable G-protein coupled receptor 139 isoform X3; protein product: MEHNHIYSSLSANSSAWGAGQHTPGLQACPLGTLPVIYYSALLCLGLPVANILTVIILSQLVLRRQKSSYNYLLALAVADILVLFLIVFVDFLLEDFILGSQLPPSLNKTVQVLEFASMHTSIWIAVPLTVDRYIAVCHPLRYHAMSYPARTRRIILLVYLGCLLSSTPYYWWPELLQGSTGASSPGQHVLVWAHCVTAYLVPCSIFFVLNSVIVHKLHRRSCFRLRGYSTGKTTAILLAITSVFAVLWAPRVVMILYHLYTAPPTAPGPTRLLHLVTDVANMLALLNTTINFFLYCFISKRFRVMAATTLRAFFRCRKQPAHFYAGHNFSITSSPWISPANSHRIKMLVYQYDKNGKPVCISS
- the LOC125718019 gene encoding probable G-protein coupled receptor 139 isoform X2, with the translated sequence MEHNHIYSSLSANSSAWGAGQHTPGLQACPLGTLPVIYYSALLCLGLPVIILSQLVLRRQKSSYNYLLALAVADILVLFLIVFVDFLLEDFILGSQLPPSLNKTVQVLEFASMHTSIWIAVPLTVDRYIAVCHPLRYHAMSYPARTRRIILLVYLGCLLSSTPYYWWPELLQGSTGASSPGQHVLVWAHCVTAYLVPCSIFFVLNSVIVHKLHRRSCFRLRGYSTGKTTAILLAITSVFAVLWAPRVVMILYHLYTAPPTAPGPTRLLHLVTDVANMLALLNTTINFFLYCFISKRFRVMAATTLRAFFRCRKQPAHFYAGHNFSITSSPWISPANSHRIKMLVYQYDKNGKPVCISS